One genomic segment of Salminus brasiliensis chromosome 6, fSalBra1.hap2, whole genome shotgun sequence includes these proteins:
- the porcnl gene encoding porcupine O-acyltransferase like, with protein sequence MESFGRQEFLQFLAEGCILPTAQQGLEQVWQLLLVCLLCRIVCRLGIPAHMKHLSSVVGGFYVLYVFFELHMVWVIILSLLCFLILFLCRKSSSRGVFLSLAILIYMLMGELHIIDAETWHKMRGSQMVVAMKAISLAFDLDRGTVSSFPTMLEFLGYICFAGTVIFGPWISFSSYIDALDGRKMSVAWFGKIAISFVRSQVCLVISTCIAPYLFPYFIPVYGDGLPRRWLHAYENAVSFHFSNYFVSYLSETTIVMAGAGFSEHKDNLKWDITVARPLNIELPRSMVEVVTSWNLPMSRWLNKYVFKSALKLGTFPAILVTYTASALLHGLSFHLGAVLLSLGFITYVEHVLRKRLAAIFSACILSKRCSSDCHHQNKKAVWVYVTNLFFSALSIFHLTYLGSLFDLDAEDEKGYMASHTIQKWSELNWASHWVMLGCWVFYWLI encoded by the exons ATGGAGTCTTTTGGGCGGCAGgagtttttgcaatttctggCAGAGGGCTGCATTTTACCCACAGCGCAGCAGGGCCTGGAGCAGGTGTGGCAGCTACTGCTTGTCTGCCTGCTGTGTCGCATCGTCTGCAGACTGG GTATTCCAGCTCACATGAAGCACCTGAGTTCAGTGGTGGGAGGCTTCTATGTGCTTTATGTGTTTTTTGAGCTGCACATGGTATGGGTGATCATACTCAGCCTTCTCTGCttcctcatcctcttcctctgccGAAAGTCCAGCAGCAGAGGAGTGTTTCTTTCGCTTGCCATCCTCATCTACATGCTTATGGG AGAGCTGCATATAATAGATGCAGAGACTTGGCATAAGATGAGGG GCTCCCAGATGGTGGTGGCCATGAAGGCCATTTCTTTGGCCTTTGACCTTGACAGAGGAACCGTGTCCTCATTTCCCACAATGTTGGAGTTTTTGGGCTACATCTGCTTTGCAGGAACGGTCATCTTCGGCCCGTGGATTAGCTTCAGCAGTTACATAGATGCTTTGGATGGCCGCAAAATG AGCGTTGCTTGGTTTGGGAAGATTGCTATAAGCTTTGTGAGGAGTCAGGTTTGCCTTGTCATTTCTACCTGCATCGCCCCGTATCTCTTCCCGTACTTCATTCCTGTCTATGGAGATGGGCTACCTCGCAG ATGGCTTCATGCCTACGAGAATGCAGTGTCCTTTCACTTTAGTAATTACTTTGTTAGCTATCTCAGCGAGACGACTATTGTCATGGCTGGGGCTGGATTTTCTGAGCACAAAGACAACCTTAAATG GGATATCACAGTTGCGAGACCACTCAATATTGAATTGCCTAGATCGATGGTGGAAGTGGTCACCTCCTGGAACCTGCCCATGTCTCGCTGGCTAAACAAAT ATGTCTTCAAGAGTGCTCTCAAACTTGGTACATTTCCTGCCATCTTGGTTACATACACAGCCAGTGCTCTACTGCAT ggactgagCTTCCACCTGGGTGCGGTACTATTGTCTCTGGGCTTCATCACCTACGTGGAGCACG TTCTAAGAAAGAGACTGGCAGCCATTTTCAGTGCCTGTATCCTGTCCAAGCGCTGTTCAAGTGACTGTCATCATCAGAACAAAAAG gctgtgtgggtgtatgtgacAAACCTGTTCTTCAGTGCATTGTCCATTTTTCACCTGACATATCTGGGCTCTCTTTTTGACCTGGATGCTGAAGATGAGAAG GGTTACATGGCAAGCCACACCATTCAGAAATGGTCAGAACTAAACTGGGCCAGCCATTGGGTGATGTTGGGGTGTTGGGTCTTCTACTGGCTCATTTGA